Proteins co-encoded in one uncultured Bacteroides sp. genomic window:
- a CDS encoding glycosyltransferase — MNPTLSIIVPVYKVEEYIHKCITSILNQTFTDFELILIDDGSPDNCGAICDDYAKIDNRIIVIHQKNQGLSGARNAGLNIAKGDYITFVDSDDSIATNTYYDNIEILLNDNSIDVLEYPYQKVYNHEQELMTDPTCHIYRKKEIFLYWTLHSNKMHVVWNKIYKRNIFNNIRFPYGKIHEDSYLLPDISENVSHLYVSEKGMYFYLIRESSISFGDTFSRKRPFKDQLDHYDSWLKVNEKIKYYNAYNNKLILGYNRYISTFINTEIDHPENDFYEYESRFEKLNFNIKQIMQSQLANTEKLKLILIKTIGLKKIIIIYKFLKSNRLSSPR; from the coding sequence ATGAATCCAACATTAAGCATAATAGTACCAGTATATAAAGTAGAAGAATATATACACAAATGCATTACAAGCATTTTAAACCAGACATTTACCGATTTTGAGCTAATTCTGATTGATGATGGTTCTCCTGATAATTGCGGAGCAATTTGTGATGATTATGCAAAAATAGATAATAGAATTATTGTAATTCATCAAAAGAATCAAGGACTAAGTGGTGCAAGGAATGCCGGACTTAATATTGCTAAAGGAGATTATATCACATTTGTCGATTCTGACGATAGTATTGCAACTAACACATATTATGACAATATAGAAATTTTATTAAATGACAATAGCATTGATGTATTAGAATACCCATACCAAAAAGTTTATAATCATGAACAAGAATTGATGACGGACCCCACCTGCCATATTTATAGAAAGAAAGAAATATTTTTATATTGGACTTTACATTCAAATAAAATGCATGTTGTTTGGAATAAAATTTACAAAAGAAATATTTTTAACAACATTCGTTTTCCATATGGAAAAATACATGAGGATTCCTATCTATTGCCTGATATCTCAGAAAATGTATCTCATTTATATGTTTCTGAAAAAGGAATGTATTTCTATCTAATAAGAGAATCTTCTATCAGTTTTGGAGATACATTTAGCCGGAAACGACCATTTAAAGATCAATTAGATCATTATGATTCTTGGTTAAAAGTAAACGAAAAGATTAAATATTATAACGCATATAATAACAAATTAATACTTGGCTATAACCGATACATTTCAACCTTTATCAACACAGAAATAGATCATCCAGAAAATGATTTTTACGAATATGAGTCTAGGTTCGAAAAATTAAATTTTAATATAAAACAAATTATGCAATCTCAATTAGCCAATACAGAAAAGTTAAAGCTTATTCTAATAAAGACAATTGGATTAAAAAAGATAATTATAATATATAAATTCTTAAAAAGCAACAGGTTATCTTCGCCCAGATGA
- a CDS encoding glycosyltransferase family 2 protein — translation MVEDYFCKFTIITINYNNRDGLERTIESVISQNFSDYEYLIIDGGSNDGSVDIIKKFSNQISYWVSEPDNGIYNAMNKGIQKARGEYLNFMNSGDVFYNFDTLKSIVKIGMNSDIVLGDTYENKYKKIYPLRSNDPQELSLLDLYFYGINHQAAFIKKSLFSNTYYDENLKICGDWYFFVSKLVFENGSIQIVNNPVVIYDMGGISTNSSTECIKEKKEILGRLLPQRIYLDYMKFDNWYKSPLLDVMITTKDDYRFQLFCSWMLKKIYFLYSLFISLFWSSGKRSSGRR, via the coding sequence ATGGTGGAGGATTATTTTTGCAAATTTACAATAATTACAATAAACTATAATAATCGTGATGGTTTGGAAAGAACTATTGAAAGTGTTATTTCTCAAAATTTCAGTGATTATGAATATTTAATTATTGATGGTGGATCGAATGATGGTAGTGTTGATATTATAAAGAAGTTTTCAAATCAGATATCTTATTGGGTTTCAGAGCCAGATAATGGTATCTATAATGCAATGAACAAAGGCATCCAAAAGGCAAGAGGTGAGTATCTAAATTTTATGAACTCAGGAGATGTATTCTATAATTTTGATACTTTAAAAAGTATTGTAAAAATAGGAATGAATTCGGATATAGTTTTAGGAGATACGTATGAAAATAAATATAAAAAAATTTACCCATTAAGGTCGAATGATCCTCAGGAGCTTTCTTTATTGGATTTATATTTCTATGGCATTAATCATCAAGCTGCTTTTATTAAAAAAAGTTTATTTTCTAATACATATTATGATGAAAATTTGAAAATATGTGGTGATTGGTATTTCTTTGTTTCCAAATTAGTATTTGAGAATGGCTCAATTCAAATAGTTAATAATCCTGTTGTTATATATGATATGGGGGGTATTAGTACAAACTCAAGTACAGAATGCATAAAGGAGAAGAAAGAAATATTGGGTAGATTATTACCTCAAAGGATTTATTTAGACTATATGAAATTTGACAATTGGTATAAATCACCATTACTAGATGTAATGATTACGACAAAAGATGATTATAGATTTCAGTTGTTTTGTTCATGGATGTTAAAAAAAATATATTTTTTGTATTCTCTTTTTATTTCCTTATTTTGGAGCAGTGGAAAAAGATCATCTGGGCGAAGATAA